The following are encoded in a window of Ogataea parapolymorpha DL-1 chromosome VII, whole genome shotgun sequence genomic DNA:
- a CDS encoding Cell division control protein 3: protein MTVEKPEENVSSTQEPDLVVSAPSEPDVPKSEIKIIRRKLNGYVGFANLPKQWHRKSIRRGFSLNLMVVGGRGLGKSTLINTLFNKELYPVETFNKPEFPNPEDPTPVSVETVSAEIEENNVKLSLTVIDCPGFGEGINNTDSWKPIVDEINNRFDMYLEAETKINRATVVDNRVHACLYFIEPTGHSLKPLDITFMKQVHEKVNLIPVIAKSDTLTEKEIQEFKQRIMDDITNQGIKLFTPPEYDNDDEETKVASREIMAKAPFAIVGSTNQIQTPDGRIVRGRSYPWGIIEIDNEDHCDFIKLRQLLIRNFMEELKETTANVLYENYRTSKLKKLGIEQDDSVFREFDPVLKQEEEKQLHEAKLANMEAQLRSIFQSKVSKEEKKLQETEADLFAKHKEMRDKLLKQIKLLEEKKRELEMAKPIHHDPAPLPSTAPTKTRKGFLR, encoded by the exons ATGACTGTTGAAA AACCCGAAGAGAACGTTTCCTCCACACAGGAGCCAGATCTTGTAGTGTCAGCTCCTAGTGAACCAGATGTCCCCAAGTCAGAGATCAAAATCATTCGGCGCAAGCTGAATGGATACGTTGGCTTCGCCAACTTGCCAAAACAGTGGCACAGAAAATCGATCAGAAGAGGTTTCAGCTTGAACCTTATGGTGGTTGGTGGAAGGGGACTCGGTAAATCTACCCTGATCAACACTCTTTTCAATAAGGAGCTCTACCCTGTCGAGACATTCAACAAACCAGAATTTCCTAATCCAGAGGACCCAACGCCTGTTTCCGTGGAGACTGTCAGTGCCGAAATTGAGGAGAACAATGTCAAGCTGAGCTTGACTGTTATTGATTGTCcaggctttggagaaggCATTAACAACACTGACTCATGGAAACCTAttgtcgacgagatcaacaatAGATTCGACATGTATCTGGAGGCCGAgaccaaaatcaacagaGCCACTGTTGTAGACAACAGAGTTCATGCCTGCTTGTACTTTATTGAACCAACTGGTCACTCTTTGAAGCCGCTGGATATCACATTCATGAAGCAGGTCCACGAGAAAGTGAATCTGATTCCCGTGATTGCCAAATCGGATACGCTTACCGAGAAGGAGATCCAGGAATTCAAACAGAGAATCATGGACGATATAACGAACCAAGGCATCAAGCTTTTCACTCCTCCAGAATACGACAACGATGACGAGGAAACCAAGGTCGCTTCTCGGGAAATCATGGCCAAGGCTCCATTCGCAATTGTTGGATCCACTAACCAAATTCAAACTCCAGACGGAAGAATAGTCAGAGGCAGATCTTATCCGTGGGGCATCATTGAGATCGACAATGAGGACCACTGTGACTTCATTAAATTAAGACAACTGTTGATCAGAAATTTCATGGAGGAGCTAAAGGAGACCACTGCCAACGTTCTCTACGAGAATTATAGAACGTCTaagttgaaaaagctgGGAATCGAGCAAGACGACTCCGTTTTCCGTGAATTCGATCCCGTCttgaagcaggaggaggagaaacagCTGCACGAGGCCAAGTTGGCTAATATGGAGGCACAGCTTAGATCGATATTCCAGTCTAAGGTCAGcaaagaggagaagaagttACAGGAGACTGAAGCCGATCTCTTTGCCAAGCACAAGGAAATGAGAGACAAGCTGTTGAAACAAATCAAACTACtagaggagaagaagagggAGCTGGAGATGGCTAAGCCAATCCACCATGACCCTGCTCCATTGCCTAGTACTGCGCCAACCAAAACCAGAAAGGGTTTCCTCCGTTAA
- a CDS encoding DnaJ subfamily A member, translating into MSLYDILGVDSSASSVEIRKAYRKLALQYHPDKVPEEEREEAEIKFKEISGAYEILIDEEKRNAYDTYGTTDGAPNGFDYHDSGFANAAFGEGDFDFDPQDFANFFNGMGGSYGRRPPPKTKTEDAVLNVEVTLEEIYNGKVIKTSSTRNKLCKHCKGSGARKSAVPIKCTTCHGDGYVMKIRQLAPGLVTQQAVQCWRCKGKRTIHKEKDNCKKCKGKGVVEESKILEFNIPRGAPETGSVILEGEADEEPGLKPGDVILQYKTKKHPIFKRQNQNLYTKVTISLVDALCGFENRKLVKTLDNRWISISVPTGKVLRPGDSIVVPNEGMPLDDNSNKNGDLYIGVEIQFPKDNWFLEKNDISKLKSILDITYGGQPQTAAGEIEDGEIVTNVAFKIQSKHELPKSFNSYFSDTDVTHIGVEEPEQKKGWFSWFS; encoded by the coding sequence ATGTCTCTTTATGATATTCTGGGAGTGGACTCTTCCGCCTCCTCGGTCGAGATTCGTAAAGCTTATAGAAAATTGGCTTTGCAATACCATCCTGACAAAGTCccagaggaagagagaGAAGAGGCAGAAATCAAATTTAAAGAAATCAGCGGTGCCTACGAAATCCTCATAGACGAAGAGAAACGAAACGCATACGACACATATGGAACCACAGATGGTGCTCCTAATGGGTTTGACTACCATGATTCAGGATTCGCAAACGCTGCATTTGGAGAAGGTGACTTCGATTTTGATCCTCAGGACTTTgccaattttttcaatggGATGGGAGGCTCTTATGGGAGACGACCACCACCTAAAACGAAAACGGAGGATGCAGTTTTGAATGTCGAAGTAACCTTGGAAGAAATATACAACGGTAAAGTGATAAAAACCTCTTCTACGCGGAATAAGTTGTGCAAGCATTGCAAGGGCAGCGGAGCACGTAAATCAGCAGTCCCAATAAAATGCACCACTTGTCATGGTGATGGATATGTCATGAAGATTCGACAGTTGGCACCAGGGCTGGTAACCCAGCAGGCTGTTCAATGTTGGAGATgcaaaggaaaaagaaCTATCCACAAAGAGAAAGATAATTGTAAAAAATGCAAAGGCAAGGGAGTGGTGGAGGAATCCAAAATTTTGGAATTTAATATCCCAAGGGGGGCTCCCGAGACGGGGTCAGTGATCTTAGAAGGTGAAGCCGACGAAGAGCCAGGATTGAAGCCTGGGGATGTGATATTGCAATATAAAACGAAAAAGCATCCAATTTTCAAGCGACAAAACCAAAACCTGTACACGAAAGTGACGATTTCCTTGGTCGACGCTTTGTGCGGGTTTGAAAATCGGAAGTTAGTGAAAACACTGGATAATAGATGGATATCAATCTCCGTGCCTACTGGGAAAGTTCTGCGGCCAGGTGACTCGATTGTAGTTCCAAATGAGGGAATGCCGCTTGATGACAATTCCAACAAAAATGGAGATCTTTATATTGGAGTGGAGATTCAATTCCCCAAAGACAACtggtttttggagaagaacgaCATCAGCAAGCTCAAATCAATTTTGGATATAACTTATGGCGGCCAACCCCAGACGGCGGCtggcgagatcgaggacgGAGAAATTGTAACCAACGTGGCATTCAAAATACAATCAAAGCACGAGCTGCCAAAATCATTCAACTCCTATTTCAGTGACACCGATGTCACTCATATTGGGGTGGAAGAGCCAGAACAGAAGAAAGGGTGGTTTAGCTGGTTTTCTTGA
- a CDS encoding Polyadenylate-binding protein, cytoplasmic and nuclear, whose amino-acid sequence MTSSELTESVNPLNVIKMYEDSAVLENLLAVFKNTYNYPEVNCEVLKGNSESPKTVFARFEEKDHFEKFKEFLEQRDIEYEHVATEHELKKQLPGNLYVRGLLPTTTSDDLVRIFSRYGALVSCKIIYDDFGVSKGYGFINFADRIEAQKAIDNLNGVNVDGNHLFVNHHISKRDRLKELEMRKLKYTNLYVKNFPDDLTKEKLAQVFGQYGDVESVFLPQGTGNHNRGYAFINFKSHEDAVRAQENLDGFEIAPGYRLQLGKAERRKDRMQNQMNSYKPNYLPFQPQYMPPQPEHSNNLYPSFIVSPDSNLISTATGLPIAGPQYQDSNLYIIHLPLEFKDQDLYELFAPFGQIMSAKIMTYPPNDSAVIDEGEEDTESKSREGRSRGFGFVCFNKPLDASKALVSMNGYRVDDSHVLEVSFAQRKENKFEKGRLHHYNQNHLGNFYNYLNQNFTKRSFSLPASMHSGGFVPMTAPSPSQVSYSLVDSPGVPQPGSRTMSVPYISYNPYYYYPYPMPPASPFVKEGDTEEEGAEGPPDQG is encoded by the coding sequence ATGACGTCGTCGGAGCTGACGGAATCAGTCAATCCTCTAAATGTCATCAAAATGTACGAAGACTCAGCCGTGTTGGAGAATCTCTTGGCAGTCTTTAAGAATACCTACAACTATCCCGAAGTCAACTGCGAAGTGCTGAAGGGCAACTCTGAATCCCCGAAGACTGTCTTCGCTAGATTCGAGGAAAAGGATCATTTcgagaagttcaaggagttccTTGAACAGCGTGATATAGAGTACGAGCATGTTGCCACAGagcacgagctcaaaaaacaaTTACCCGGAAATCTTTATGTTAGAGGTTTACTCCCCACAACGACGTCCGATGATCTAGTCAGGATATTCAGCAGATACGGAGCACTTGTATCGTGCAAGATCATATACGACGATTTCGGAGTATCCAAAGGATACGGATTTATCAATTTTGCGGATCGGATTGAGGCTCAAAAAGCCATCGATAATCTCAATGGCGTTAACGTGGATGGCAATCATCTATTTGTCAACCATCACATTTCCAAAAGAGACAGACTCAAAGAGCTAGAGATGAGGAAACTCAAATACACCAATCTTTATGTGAAGAACTTTCCAGACGACTTAACGAAAGAAAAGTTGGCACAGGTTTTCGGACAGTATGGAGACGTCGAGTCTGTTTTTCTCCCTCAAGGTACCGGAAATCATAATAGAGGCTACGCATTCATTAACTTTAAAAGCCACGAAGATGCAGTCAGAGCACAGGAAAACTTAGATGGATTCGAGATCGCTCCCGGATATAGACTACAGCTCGGAAAGGCTGAGCGAAGGAAGGATCGGATGCAAAACCAGATGAATAGTTATAAACCAAACTATCTCCCGTTCCAACCACAGTATATGCCTCCTCAGCCAGAGCATTCCAACAATCTTTACCCCTCTTTCATTGTTTCGCCAGATTCAAACCTCATTTCGACTGCAACCGGTCTTCCAATAGCAGGTCCACAATACCAGGATTCAAACTTGTACATAATACACCTGCCGTTGGAATTCAAAGACCAAGACCTTTACGAACTATTTGCACCTTTTGGCCAAATCATGTCAGCCAAAATCATGACATACCCACCAAACGATTCGGCAGTGAttgatgaaggagaagaggACACAGAAAGCAAGTCCCGTGAGGGACGCTCTAGAGGATTTGGGTTTGTCTGCTTTAATAAACCTCTAGATGCATCAAAAGCATTGGTGTCGATGAACGGATATCGTGTGGATGATTCCCATGTTCTGGAAGTCTCCTTTGCTCAAAGAAAGGAGAACAAATTTGAGAAGGGAAGGTTGCATCATTATAATCAAAATCACCTTGGCAACTTTTACAATTATCTGAATCAGAATTTCACCAAGCGAAGCTTCAGCCTTCCAGCAAGCATGCACAGTGGAGGGTTCGTTCCAATGACAGCACCTTCCCCATCTCAGGTTTCTTATTCTCTAGTTGACAGTCCAGGAGTACCACAGCCTGGTTCTCGAACAATGTCGGTGCCTTACATTTCTTACAATCCATACTATTACTATCCATACCCAATGCCTCCTGCTTCGCCTTTCGTCAAAGAAGGCGATACGGAAGAAGAGGGAGCAGAAGGCCCACCAGACCAAGGTTAG
- a CDS encoding Protein involved in iron metabolism in mitochondria: MFASRYTYRRLGLVGQLRSLFIQTQSTPNENALKFVPSEFKFLPSPNTPTLEITGIKDALNKSELAFKLLSVNDKSIKSILFGYNFITVIKGEKHSWSLLKPEIFSILTEHLTSGQAVINQKYINILGQQSAENEDLDGYEDEDEVVALINELLITRIQPAIQEDGGDIKFVRFDEDTGTVFLKLIGACKSCSSSEITLKNGIEEMLKFYIDEVKSVQQVTDDEEPIMEDYQRVKEEYPPSL, translated from the coding sequence ATGTTCGCCTCCCGTTATACCTACCGTCGCCTTGGACTGGTGGGCCAGCTCCGAAGCCTGTTTATACAAACACAGTCGACCCCCAACGAGAATGCGCTCAAATTTGTGCCCTCAGAGTTCAAGTTTTTGCCATCTCCTAACACTCCTACATTGGAGATCACAGGTATAAAAGACGCACTGAACAAATCTGAACTAGCATTCAAGCTTCTAAGCGTAAATGACAAATCCATCAAGTCGATTTTGTTTGGCTATAATTTCATAACAGTGATCAAGGGAGAGAAGCATAGTTGGTCGTTGCTGAAACCCGAGATCTTTTCGATTTTGACTGAACATTTAACTTCAGGACAGGCAGTGATAAATCAGAAATACATTAATATACTGGGACAGCAGTCGGCAGAAAACGAGGATCTTGATGGAtacgaagacgaagacgaagtAGTTGCCTTGATCAACGAACTTTTGATTACAAGAATTCAGCCTGCTATACAAGAAGACGGAGGTGACATCAAATTTGTCAGATTTGATGAGGACACAGGAACAGTGTTTTTAAAGCTGATCGGGGCTTGCAAAAGTTGTTCTTCGAGCGAGATCACATTGAAAAATGGCATTGAAGAGATGCTCAAATTTTACATCGACGAGGTTAAAAGTGTGCAGCAAGTCACGGACGACGAAGAACCGATCATGGAAGATTACCAGCGCGTTAAAGAAGAGTATCCTCCAAGTTTATGA
- a CDS encoding Cystine transporter Cystinosin: MNLDLATISGWLYAISWSVSFYPTILLNLRIRSADSISFDFAILNLLGYSCYTASIYLQVFNNTVRKQFANAFGGNMPLLSVIDLAYSMHGWILTVVLLSQIILGNQWWGLKNTRTLFKFSKLVKGYYAAFVLLLLYNIYYRNEKNQLLNFTLNLSYCKILVSCTKYIPQVIHNAKRKSMFGISKMQILLDLSGCFFSIVELLLRNKTTLWKLLEANRSKLGLILVTMVFDLIFLAQFHLYKPPRREKPSMMEKTPV, encoded by the coding sequence ATGAACTTAGACTTGGCGACCATTTCTGGTTGGCTTTACGCCATATCCTGGAGCGTCTCCTTTTATCCCACAATTTTGTTGAATTTGAGAATTCGAAGCGCCGATTCCATCTCTTTCGATTTTGCTATTCTCAACCTGCTTGGCTACTCGTGCTACACAGCGTCTATCTATCTTCAAGTATTCAACAATACGGTAAGGAAGCAGTTTGCAAACGCTTTTGGTGGCAACATGCCGCTACTCTCCGTCATTGATCTCGCTTACTCCATGCACGGCTGGATTTTAACCGTTGTACTATTATCACAGATCATTTTGGGAAACCAGTGGTGGGGCCTTAAAAACACGAGAACCCTGTTCAAGTTCAGTAAGCTTGTCAAAGGTTACTACGCTGCATTCGTTCTCCTTTTGCTGTACAATATTTATTACAGGAATGAGAAAAACCAGCTCCTGAACTTCACGTTGAACCTTTCCTACTGCAAAATTCTTGTTAGCTGTACAAAGTACATCCCACAAGTTATACACAATGCAAAGCGAAAGTCGATGTTTGGTATATCGAAGATGCAAATTCTACTGGACCTTTCTGGCTGTTTCTTCTCTattgttgagcttttgctGAGAAATAAAACAACCTTATGGAAGCTCTTAGAGGCGAATAGAAGCAAGCTGGGCCTTATATTGGTCACAATGGTATTTGATTTGATTTTCCTAGCCCAATTTCACCTGTATAAGCCGCCTCGCAGAGAGAAGCCCAGTATGATGGAGAAGACTCCGGTTTAG